ATCGCGCACTCTTTCAAGCGCTGCACAAAATGCCGTGTCGCTTTTTCGGTGGACGCGCATGTTATGCTTGGAGCGTGAAAAGGCCAGTTTTGGAATTGTCCACCGCCGAAATGACCACCGCGTGGCGCCGGCGCGACGCCGCCTACGACGGCATCTTCTTCTTCGGCGTGAAGACGACCGGAGTTTTTTGTCGTCCATCCTGTCCCTCCCGGCCGAAGCGCGAGCACCTGGAGTTTTTCCACAATGCCGGCGCCGCGCTTCACGCCGGCTATCGTCCGTGCAAGCGATGTCATCCAGAACTGGCCGACGGCCAATCGCCCGCGTGGGTGCGGACATTGATGACGCGCGCGATGACAGCGGCGGATCATCGCCTGACCGGCGCGGCGCTGCGTTCCCTGGGTATTTCGCCGGAGCGAGCCCGGCGCTGGTTTCAAAAGCATCACGGCATGACGTTTACCGCCTGGTGCCGCGGTTTGCACCTCGGCCAGGCCTTTACGCGGATTCGGGCGGGCGAACCGGTGGATAATGTGGTGTTCGACCACGGCTTCGCCTCGCACAGCGGCTTTCGCACCGCGTTCGTGCGCGTCTTTGGCCGCTCGCCCGGTCAGATCGACGGCGATTGTCTGCACGTGATGCTGGTCGAAACGCCGCTGGGCCCGATGCTCGCCGCTGCAACCAGTCGTCACGTCTGTCAGTTGGAATTTGCCGACCGCCGCACCTTGAACCGCAGCTATGCCGGCTTGCACCGACGGTTTGCCCTGCCAGTCGTGCCTGGTGAGAATGAAGCGTTACAGCAGTTGCGGCAGGAACTGCGTGAATATTTTGCAGGTCAACGTCGCGACTTCCACGTGCCCGTGATTCTGCACGGAACGAACTTTCAAAAGCGCGTCTGGCGGGAGTTGCAACGCATTCCCTGCGGTCAAACGGTCAGCTATGAAGCGATCGCGCGACGTCTGGGGGCGCCCCGGGCGGTGCGCGCGGTGGCGCGGGCCAACGGCACAAACCGGCTTTACCTGCTCGTGCCCTGTCACCGGGTCATTGCCAAGGACGGCTCGCCGAGTGGTTACGGCGGCGGCGTCTGGCGCAAACGACGTTTGCTCGCGTTTGAGCAATCAGGTGGTGCGTGACAGTTCGCCGGGCGGCAGCCTGGCCGCGCGCAAGGCGAATTACATCACGCGGTCGAGCAACGGCTCGTTGCGAATGTAGCGGGCAAAATTATCCAAAAAATGGCGCACCAATGTTTTGGCCTCGCCGGTGTGACCGCCCGCCGTATGCGGGGTGATGAAGCAATTGGGTTCGCGGCGCAGCGGATGATCGGCCGGCAAGGGTTCCGGATCGGTCACGTCCAGCCAGGCGGCGGCAATCCGCTTCGCCCGCAAGACTTCGCACAACGCCCCTTGATCCACGGTGCTGCCCCGACCAATGTTGTAGAAGACGGCGCCCGGCTTGAGTTCCGCCAGTCGCTTGCGATTGAAGAAGCCACGCGTCTCTGCGCTGTCCGGCAAAATATTGACGATGTGATCTGCCTCCCGCGCCAGAACACCGGCGAGCTGGTCCCCGATGATGACGGGAATCCCCTCATCGCCGCGCGCCTTGCGCCGGTAGGCCAGCACATTCACGCCAAGCGGGCGCAACAGTTCGGCCAGCCGGCGACCGATGGCACCGTAACCCAGAATCAATACCGTGTCGCCGCGCAGCGTGGTGGACGCCTCCCGCAACGTGTTCCACTCCGGCGACCCATTGGGCGCCCGGCTGGCCAGCGCGACCGGCAACTGCCGGGCCTGCGCCAGCAGGAAACTTAGCGCGTGGACCGCGCAGGCCTCGTTGTAAACGCTTGCACTGTTGCTCAGCAGCACTCCGCGTTCGGCCATTTGTGCCCGGAACGACGGCGTGTCGTAGCGGGTAATGCCGGACGAACTGACGTGAATCCATTTCAGCCGCGGCGCCCCGCCGATCGCCGCCACGTCGGGCTGGCCAAACGCAATGTCCGCCGCGGCGAACTGCGGATCCGGTTCCGCCTTGGCCAGCACGGACGTCACTGGCACGGCGGGCAGCACCAGTTCATGGCCCGACGTGCCCTCCCGCAACATTTGCAGAATGTCCGGCGGCGTCGGCAAATCAACGAAGATGCGAAGCGGTTGCATGATGTGAACCGGCTCAAACTGTGCCGCGCACCACGCCGCCATCCACACGCATCGCCGCGCCATTGGTGGCGCTGGCCAGCGGCGAGCAGATGAAGGTCACCAGGCCCGCCACTTCGTCCACGGTGGCGAACCGTTGCAGCAACGACGTAGGCCGCACGCTGCGGAAGAATTCCCGCTCGAACTCCCCGGATGTTTGCTGCGCATTGGCCGCGAGCTGGTTCACGAAATCCGTCACGCCCTCCGAGGCGGTGGGACCGGGCAGCACGGCGTTGACGGTTACACCCGTTGCCTTGGTGAGCTGGGCGATGCCGTTGACGAGGGCCAGCTCCGCGGCCTTGGTCATGCCGTAGTGAATCATTTCCTCCGGAATCTGGATGCCGCTTTCGGAGGAGATGAACACCACGCGTCCCCAGTTGCGCTGCAACATGCCGGGCAGATAGGCGCGGGTGAGCCGCACGCCGGACATGACGTTCACCTGGTAAAACC
The sequence above is drawn from the Verrucomicrobiia bacterium genome and encodes:
- a CDS encoding SDR family oxidoreductase, coding for MNLQLENKTALVTGSTKGIGFAIARHLAVEGANVIVNGRSAASAQAAAAQIGPRVRGIAADVSSAAGCAELVRQLPDVDIIVNNAGIFEPKPFTAIPDADWDRFYQVNVMSGVRLTRAYLPGMLQRNWGRVVFISSESGIQIPEEMIHYGMTKAAELALVNGIAQLTKATGVTVNAVLPGPTASEGVTDFVNQLAANAQQTSGEFEREFFRSVRPTSLLQRFATVDEVAGLVTFICSPLASATNGAAMRVDGGVVRGTV
- a CDS encoding methylated-DNA--[protein]-cysteine S-methyltransferase is translated as MKRPVLELSTAEMTTAWRRRDAAYDGIFFFGVKTTGVFCRPSCPSRPKREHLEFFHNAGAALHAGYRPCKRCHPELADGQSPAWVRTLMTRAMTAADHRLTGAALRSLGISPERARRWFQKHHGMTFTAWCRGLHLGQAFTRIRAGEPVDNVVFDHGFASHSGFRTAFVRVFGRSPGQIDGDCLHVMLVETPLGPMLAAATSRHVCQLEFADRRTLNRSYAGLHRRFALPVVPGENEALQQLRQELREYFAGQRRDFHVPVILHGTNFQKRVWRELQRIPCGQTVSYEAIARRLGAPRAVRAVARANGTNRLYLLVPCHRVIAKDGSPSGYGGGVWRKRRLLAFEQSGGA
- a CDS encoding D-2-hydroxyacid dehydrogenase; amino-acid sequence: MQPLRIFVDLPTPPDILQMLREGTSGHELVLPAVPVTSVLAKAEPDPQFAAADIAFGQPDVAAIGGAPRLKWIHVSSSGITRYDTPSFRAQMAERGVLLSNSASVYNEACAVHALSFLLAQARQLPVALASRAPNGSPEWNTLREASTTLRGDTVLILGYGAIGRRLAELLRPLGVNVLAYRRKARGDEGIPVIIGDQLAGVLAREADHIVNILPDSAETRGFFNRKRLAELKPGAVFYNIGRGSTVDQGALCEVLRAKRIAAAWLDVTDPEPLPADHPLRREPNCFITPHTAGGHTGEAKTLVRHFLDNFARYIRNEPLLDRVM